Proteins found in one Larimichthys crocea isolate SSNF chromosome I, L_crocea_2.0, whole genome shotgun sequence genomic segment:
- the LOC104920372 gene encoding elongation factor 1-alpha 1: protein MGKEKLHINIVVIGHVDSGKSTTTGHLIYKCGGIDKRTIEKFEKEAAEMGKGSFKYAWVLDKLKAERERGITIDISLWKFETSKYYVTIIDAPGHRDFIKNMITGTSQADCAVLIVAAGVGEFEAGISKNGQTREHALLAYTLGVKQLIVGINKMDSTEPNYSQKRYEEIVKEVSTYIKKIGYNPDTVAFVPISGWNGDNMLEPSPNMTWFKGWKINRKDGNASGTTLLEALDAIQSPTRPTDKPLRLPLQDVYKIGGIGTVPVGRVETGVLKPGMVVTFAPVNVTTEVKSVEMHHEALTEALPGDNVGFNVKNVSVKDIRRGNVAGDSRSDPPQEAASFTSQVIILNHPGQISAGYAPVLDCHTAHIACKFAELKEKIDRRSGKKLEDNPKFLKSGDAAIVDMIPGKPMCVESFSEYPPLGRFAVRDMRQTVAVGVIKGVEKKAPTSGKVTKSAQKAQKVK, encoded by the exons ATGGGGAAGGAGAAGCTCCACATAAACATCGTGGTAATTGGACATGTCGACTCCGGCAAGTCCACCACCACTGGCCACCTCATCTACAAGTGTGGGGGCATTGACAAGAGAACCATCGAGAAGTTTGAGAAGGAAGCTGCCGAG ATGGGAAAGGGTTCCTTCAAATACGCCTGGGTGTTGGACAAGCTGAAGGCAGAGCGCGAGCGTGGCATCACCATCGACATCTCTCTTTGGAAGTTTGAGACCAGCAAGTACTACGTCACCATCATCGATGCTCCGGGACACAGGGACTTCATCAAGAACATGATCACCGGCACTTCTCAG GCCGACTGTGCCGTGCTGATCGTGGCTGCGGGTGTGGGTGAGTTTGAAGCTGGCATCTCAAAGAACGGGCAGACTCGTGAACACGCCCTCCTCGCCTACACCTTGGGAGTAAAGCAGCTCATCGTGGGCATCAACAAGATGGATTCCACTGAACCCAACTACAGCCAGAAGCGCTACGAGGAGATTGTGAAGGAAGTCAGCACCTACATCAAGAAGATCGGTTACAATCCCGACACCGTGGCTTTTGTGCCCATCTCTGGCTGGAACGGAGACAACATGCTGGAACCCAGCCCTAAT ATGACCTGGTTCAAGGGCTGGAAGATCAACCGTAAAGATGGTAACGCCTCAGGCACCACACTGCTGGAGGCTCTCGATGCCATCCAGTCTCCCACACGCCCCACAGACAAGCCCCTCCGTCTGCCTCTGCAGGATGTCTACAAGATTGGAG GCATTGGGACTGTACCAGTGGGCAGAGTTGAGACAGGAGTCCTAAAACCTGGCATGGTGGTGACCTTTGCCCCTGTCAATGTGACCACTGAGGTCAAGTCTGTGGAGATGCACCACGAGGCTCTGACTGAGGCGCTGCCCGGTGACAACGTGGGCTTTAACGTCAAGAACGTGTCCGTCAAGGACATTCGCCGTGGCAACGTGGCTGGAGACAGCAGGAGCGACCCGCCGCAAGAGGCAGCCAGCTTCACCTCTCAG GTGATCATCCTGAACCACCCTGGTCAGATCAGTGCCGGCTATGCCCCCGTGCTGGACTGTCACACCGCGCACATCGCATGCAAGTTTGCAGAGCTCAAAGAAAAGATTGACCGCCGCTCTGGTAAGAAGCTTGAAGACAACCCCAAGTTCCTGAAGTCTGGAGATGCCGCCATCGTCGACATGATCCCCGGCAAGCCCATGTGTGTGGAGAGCTTCTCTGAGTACCCTCCACTTG GGAGGTTTGCGGTCCGTGACATGCGTCAAACCGTGGCGGTGGGCGTGATTAAAGGCGTGGAAAAGAAAGCTCCCACCAGCGGTAAGGTCACCAAGTCCGCACAGAAGGCGCAGAAGGTCAAATGA